The stretch of DNA CCTACAATATGGAAAAGAAGTTGTCCTTATTGTATACGGATGAAATCGGGGATAACGCGCACCCCGATTTATCGGTGAATAAAACGGAGTGAGGGCATGAACATACGAGAAGCTAAGAACTCTTTGTATTGAGGCCCGTAAAAAGTGAACGAAGTGTTCGCCATCTGTCCTAATAAAATATGCACCCTAGACTCGGGACAAGTTCTAAGATCTCGGAAAGTACGATGAACGGTTATACACGACAGGTAGAGGGCTGTGATATTCGTAACCAACCGGATATCACTGTGCGGATCTCGTTCGATGTCGGTTACAGATTAGTAATTAATGAGAAAGAAAGATTTTTACCCTTTTTAGATTTATACGAGGGATGAAACTCTCCAATTATATAAGGGAAAGCATTTATTTGATACGACACATTGTAACACATAAATCAAGGCGATACAAATACAGTTTTTGCTTTCTAGCTACTGCAAAAGTTCTTACTTAACTATTTGTTCTTCATTCATAATTGGATTCGAACTTCGAACCAAGGATCGATCGAGGGAAAAACCACTGTTCAAACTAGGTTCAGGCTAGGCTGTAATATTACGACTGGTTTGATCATTCATTTTTGTCTTTAACTCATTTGTCTGATATTCctgattatttgtgttgaatcaatccacgcatccttaaaaccacgtataaattaaattgtgatccgattttagggtaaacaatttggcgcccaccgtagggataaggataatagtggtggtttgatataaatctctataacacactctattttatgcttgttctttaaagtcttaatttcaaGTCaacttaaaaatgtcaaattctcagtctgcCCACTTGAACGTTAACGTCGTGTCTGGCCATCATGGTGAAAATAATAATCTGGTGTCGAGCAATGAGGTGCCTCATGCTGATCCCAACGGAGTCCCAGTTGCCGAtccgatcgatgctaactcacaggtGGCCATCGACGTCAATCTGCCAACTGatcccgaaaatagcattcgaGAGGGACCCCGACCAACAGCTCGGGAAATGCCCGAAGGCGAAGGTGATGGGGTAAGCCTGCGGCTAATCTTCGAAATATTTCAGGCTCAACAGGCGACGATAGCACAATTATAGAATCAAGGCCACGCCCCCAGCAGGATCGATCCCGAACAATCCCGGAAAAGTACCCGAAGAAACGAACAAACCACTGAGAGACCGGGTGAAGTCGAGCACGGGGTCAACCttatgggctatattacttcgagttcgagcaaactctcactcaactactaagcttacgggctactcttattttgagtttgagaaatcactcactcaaccactaagcctacgggctacattacttcgagttcgaacaaatactcactagactactaagacaacgggctactcttattttgagttcgagaaatcactcactcaaccattacgcctacaggctacattactttgagttcgagcaaactctcactcgattactaagcctacgggctactcctatTTTGAGTTCGTGAAattactcactcaaccattaagcataagggctacattacttcgagttcgagaaaaatcTCACTAgattattaagcctacgggctactcttattttgagttcgagaaatcactcactgaaccattaagcctacgggctaaattACTTCacgttcgagcaaactctcactcgactactaagccctcgggctactcttattttgagttcgagaaattactcactcaaccattaatcctacgggatacattacttcgagttcgagcaaactctcactccactactaagcctacgggctactcttattttgagttcgagaaatcactcactcaaccattaagcctacgggttacattacttcgagttcgagcaaacattcactcgactactaagccaacgggatactcttattttgagttagagaaatCACCCAATCAAccattaatcctacgggctaaattacttcgagttcgagcaaactctcactcgactactaagcctatgggatactcttattttgagttcgagaaatcacccactcaaccattaagcctacgggctaaattacttcaagttcgagcaaactctcactcaactactaagcctatgggctactcttattttgagttcgagaaatcactcactctaccattaagccaacgggctacattacttcgagttcgagcaaacactaactcggctactaagcctacgggctactcttattttgagttcgagaaatcactcactcaaccactaagcctacgggctaccttacttcgagttcgaacaaacactcactagactactaagcctacgggctactcttattttgagtttgagaaatcactcactcaaccattaagcctacaggctacattacttcgagttcaagcaaactctcactcgactactaagcctatgggctactcctATTTTGAGTTCGTGAAattactcactcaaccattaagcctacgggctacattacttcgagttcgagaaaaatctcactcgactactaagcctacgggctactcttattttgagttcgagaaattactcactcaaccattaagcctatgggctacattacttcgagttcgagcagacatttactcgactactaagcctacgggatactcttattttgagttcgagaaatcactcactcaaccattaagcctacgggctaaaatacttcaagttcgagcaaactcttaCTCAActactaatcctacgggctactcttattttgagttcgagaaatcacccactcaaccattaagcctacgggctacattacttcgaattcgagcaaactcttactcgactactaagcctacgggctactcttattttgagttcgagaaatcactcactcaaccattaagcctataggctacattacttcgagttcgagcaaactctcactcgactactaagcctacgggctactcttattttgagttcaagaaatcactcactcaaccagtaagcctaagggttgtttttTATTCAAGTTTGAtcaaaacaaaatcttcacaataCAGAGAATAAGACAGAGACAagtcgggaaaagaaaagatctttgTATATATATGCAAGAATATTTACAACGTCCGAACAGAACCCTATATAAAAGACCTAaatagaaactaagggctaagtttcttggttatctccgaGGACGAtttcttctccatcgggctcctccccactCTCGGGCctgctcttgctcccatcatcgtcgtcatcatcatcatcgtcatcatcgaaaaccaaggcttcagcatcggctttgagctctttagccttttttatctcttcgatGAAATCGAAATCTCGAGCGTGAATCTCCTCAagagtctccctccgagatcagcatttagcaagttcggcaacccaatgcgCTCCAGTTCTAGCGGCCTCAACTACCTCTCTTGCCtatacctgagcagcttcagcatcggcccgataaacggccacgaatgcatccgccTTAGCCTTTGCTTTCTCggcatcagatttggccttggcaagttcggaggccaaccgagcctcgagttcTTCTAGTTTTCTCGCTTGAAccaagctcttctccttcatgccttgaagttatCTTGCAGTCGATAACAATTGGGCCCTAACAATTTCTTTTTTGGCAGCAAGAcggtccatgccatctttccatcccTTAGTCTCCGCCCTTATTATATCAACTTCCTCACGAAGCTGCCCAATCATCTCgagcttctgctgcagctgtgagaacAAAATATTAGCCTCCGATCCTGAATCAAGCCCATAAGTTCttaagattatcattacctgctcaatcaggtcggtctggtcttggtgagccttggccaactcagctcgaaggcctttgatttcttcttccctttgaCCGAAAAGGAGTCtaagggcattcctctcctccgtaacccatCGGAGGTCGGCCTCGAACCGATGCAGCTCAGCTCAAGACCGataacatgcttctcgatgaaccgccatggcctacgaagaaagaagaaaggaagtgatagcatcaaggacaatgatagagttttggaagctccaaggccatttacaagatctcaagctaaagagttgcactctaaggttTACTGGACTTTAATggaaaataaagaagcttttaattgtagaggaagagctcaagcccaaagtagatgaattatccaagttttactattatttggtgatccaaattgaagtccaagaggaggaagattgggccaccaaatcagcccttgaagtccaccaaaggggctcaaaatgagcttaaaagaggtccaaaagggggtgtttcaaaaggaacccaattggagtccaaatcaatggcccaaactagtagttttaaggtccaaatctgtcCTAAAGGGATTTGCCCCCCCGacccccacctaattgtaatgacttttcttactccttagcaaccaccctacctaattgtaatgactttttatgccttagcaaccaccctacctaatattaaggactttttatgccttaatactcctataaataaggagtgcttctcattcattgagacacttgattattgattaagtatatcatactttgagagttcttttgaacctttgttacttgtgctttgagatttatctttcaacctttactagttcatagttcaaggtagtaagattacttttctattgtgatatctttgattcctttgtggtattcttagaaggcgattaatactagttattaattgttgtttcaagttactcgtaaagcggtcaagattcgaatctattattttgatttgcttttaagtaaaggcgtttgattaattcaataaatcaagacgttgttgctttgatcttgtcaaggctatagaacttgcgttcttagaagttcttggaattctttccttgaattttcccatatcctttattttttgCCCTTTAGTTTTAGTTGTTCAATtctttattgttattgcttccgcatttacttttcaaattcttactccagtttggattcccgacctagtCATTATCAggaagttagaaaagaatagtATACACAAAAGTGGTGCTAACGAAGGGAATTAgggcttacccgattcaaagcatgctGCACTTCGTGAAAAAGACCCAATGCATCACTTGGGCCGGCAGCATCATCGATATCGGTAAACAGGTCATAGAAAGGGTCCTCTCCTCCCTGAAGCTCGTCCACCTCAAGGACCCCCAAAGATTGGGCCTCTCGAATCGCCCCTTCGAAAAAAGTAGGGAGATTAGGCGAGCCTCCGATTACTATTTCCCCAAGCGAGTCACATGGAGCATTCTCCTCGGTTCGGAGAGCTTTGGGATCGGCCCTCTCGGATGTACCCACCGGTTGTCgacttcggtgggaggcatcctcAACCTCCGAtaactcggggactttgcccgaatCCTTCTCCAATATCACCTCAGTCCGAGGCGGAGACACACGAACCACCGTAATCCaactgcctttggggcatcgGTGGTTTTCTTCGCTCGGGCCACGAATTCGGAcccatcgttttcttcttcttctttatattCATTACTTATACACAGAACCGATTCCATGGTTAgagggatggtattcttcctcggcttacgagtcgTCCTCGTCTTCGGCTTTGGATCTTCGGGAGTAGAagcccttttcctcttattatccttcaccggtTTTGGAACAGAGGTcaaagcctcttcctcgacgggCGGGGGTCTCAGAACCGCATCTTTTCCCACACCTACATATAAGAAAATTGTTTTAAGTATATAAAAAGCCTCTCATTCGAGCTACCAAAGATACacgaaagaggcttaccatgatttttggcctcccatcggccctttaataaatcacgccatgagtgctcggcatatgtggaggtcgaagctagAGCCCATACCCAGTTCTTGAGGTTGGGAACCGCACCGGGCATCCAAgaaaccgctgcatcacaaaaaggggatatcggtgagaaagaaaTGAAGGAGCAAGATAGTAGGAGAtaaattacacttacgcttcatgtttcactcctcgggaaatggcatcttttcgGTCGGGATCAGttccgaagtcttcactcgaacgaacctgcccatccagcctcgatccatgtcctcgtctatgctcgagaacagaaccttggtagcccagcgctgaaattttattaacccgcctcgaaagaAGCGAGAGCAGTACAATcgaatgagatggtcgagggtgaaaggcatcccctcaatcttgttcacgaagtaacgggtcaaaataacgatccgccaagaagaaggatggatctggcctaaGGTTATTTTGTATTGACGGCAGAAATCGATAATAACGGGGTCGGGGGGGCCTaacatgaaagggtaagtatacacacttaaaaccctttcacgtgagtGGTGATATCTTCCTCAGAAAACgggattactatttctttgttatcccaattgcaatctttcctcAACTGTTCGAGATAcccctcggttatcgaacacatatacctcgataccgaCTCACATCGGCTGGGAACCGATGAGCCTTTGTCCACCTTAAAATCAAGGGTAAGAACACAAGCcccaggaacgcactcctcaggccgtggctccacCAGTGTTTTATCGGCGACAGGTTGTGAGGAAGAAGTTTTCTCTTTTTGAGGAACAatttttgatgttttcaccatttttggttTGGAGAATTGAGAATAGAAGGAGATGGCAAAGATTTGGtgcttttgaagagaaattttgcaGTAAAAAATCACGGATTTATGGATGAACTCAGAagaagaacttggaaaatttgtagattgaagatgtaaaagtaacGAATGATAAAaagaggggctatttatagattaagcaatggcggttcaatatcagcggtgacCGACCACTAtttgacacgcattaaatgccttgaaaaactaaccgacgggacagctatcacgt from Nicotiana tomentosiformis chromosome 11, ASM39032v3, whole genome shotgun sequence encodes:
- the LOC138901552 gene encoding histone H2A.Z-specific chaperone CHZ1-like, with the protein product MKEKSLVQARKLEELEARLASELAKAKSDAEKAKAKADAFVAVYRADAEAAQTLEEIHARDFDFIEEIKKAKELKADAEALVFDDDDDDDDDDDGSKSRPESGEEPDGEEIVLGDNQET